The Medicago truncatula cultivar Jemalong A17 chromosome 7, MtrunA17r5.0-ANR, whole genome shotgun sequence genome includes the window TCTGAACTGTTTTTGATAAACACTTAGAaaagttttagaaaaaatcaacacaatcCAACATAAACTTCTTGTATTTTTCTCATCTTTAATTAACATCAGAGGACATGGTCTGTTGCTTTACACTTAACCGTGTGAGAAAAACAATCATGTCTACTTCTGGTACAACTTCAGGTACTAATAATTATGTTGTTAGTCATGATTAAAATAACGCAAATTCCCCTGATAAAAACAATTACTCTACTAAACCTCCATTCTTTAATGGTAAATGTTAGTCTTGATTACACtaatatagaataaaataaatatttggtaCAAGAAGATTTGTTGGGTATTGTAATGTTCCTACTAGACCATATCTAATGGAGTAAACCTAGAATATATCCACGTCGAGTGTCTATATATATGGTatttatcatcaaaatcaagaaaattatATACTTTAGCGTTGGAGTGTCTTTAGTATGTATTTGTAGGTACATCCATTCAGTGAACTTCTAAAATAATACAACAtataacttatatatattttgataaattgtagtttaatttttttaatgatcgaCTTTATGTATTATATAGTTTAAATTTGTAATAATCGACTTTATGTTTATTGCAATTAATAAGATATtgtatataatatgatttatatattttagtttattttgatgaCGTCCACCCCAAATTTTTTTGTCTGACTCCGCCACTGCACCATCACATTGATGAAGGATTTGCTCCAACAACCACAAAAACTTATGTTCGAACTTCATAATTTTCTAGTAACTTAATttagtctcttaaaaaaaacgGATAATCAGCCAAGTTAAAGTTGACTTAAATTTGATGCGTGGAGTTAAAGTGATGACATGGCAGTTATCAATGccaacttaaaaatcaaattagccaaattgagttaaattgtctgtattttgaaatgtttttcGTCTATATCACTTTATAATTCTAGTAACACTATTCTAATTAGTAATtagttaaattgattttttttatgtgtcttCTAAATAATTATAAGATTAATTATAAATCGTAGtgataatttaatataaaaaatcatacacatgtaacatatttattatttataaacttACATAATTTGTCATGGTGATAAAAAATAAGGGTAAATTATACTTTTAgtcttttaacttaattttaggtaacagtttggttctttatcttttttcattttaatttggtcctttttgtccattttcatatacatttttaagcttaaaattcatgattttattttcttattgtcTTTCAgccttcaaatctatgatcatcgtctatgtttgcataagaatattagattttcATATACGTTGATTAGGTTTCTAACCctaaggagttttttttttttttgaaaactaatCCTAAGGAGTTAAAAGCTGGACCGTCATAAATATTCCTAAGGGTTAAAAGCCCTCTAGAAGGGTTTAGGCGCCCTATAGAAGGGACGATGGAGGTCTAGGCGCGTCCTCCTCAGGACGCCGCCCACCTCGGCTTCTAGAAACCTCTAGAAGTCGCCCTAAACCGCCTAAGTGagctaaaaagactaaaaaccctgctttcttagagcttaagtcacgcaggaaaaagcccattagcaggctataaataaccCCCTTGGGGTCATTCTAAAAGGATGGATTATTCAGTCTAAAAACCCTAGATTAGAACCCTAGtctacgattcttaaccctagaatccttaccgtactttttctgcaagtacaaAAGCCaagcaagattttttttttatttgtgggAAAAAGACAAGAAAGatgttcacaaaaaaaaaagcaagcaagatgtaccaaaaataaaaaaatgccaaGCAAGAAATAAAAGGAGAAGCCGCATAGCACACATATAAGTTAAATTCTAGAACAGTAAAAGCAACGATCGTctagaccaaaaaaaagaaaaaaagcaacGATCCTATTTCCATGAATTTTACTTTTCTTGTCCGTTGAGTAAAGTGATGGACATTATATAGTTTGTTCTGAGGACAAGTTACTTTAGCAGTGAAGAGGACAGgtataaaaattgattaaagtTGAAGTGTAagattttgttttaagcaagcaTATTTACTTATCTTGCTCATTAGGTAAAGGTTTGAGAGCATGAAAATCTAAAGCACTACACTGAGaccatattatataatatatgcattttCGGTAAGTTTGAAAGATCAATATTCCTCAACCATTATTATATTGAAAGAATGATGGCATCCCAAactattaaagaaaaatttgtggagttaaaaaattcaaagcaaacaccCCGAAATGCACGACCAAAGATACAAAGGGTGGCCGATCATCtcagaaataaaaaagattttggGAAGTATTACTCACCCAAGTTTGTGTCAATAGGTCCTATCCATCATGGCAGTACAAATCTGAACATAGGAGAGAAGTACAAGCTTGTGTGGGCATCAAAATACATAGAAAACATTGGACTTATTCCAGAGGAACTACACAAAAAGATTGCTGATAACATTGATGAACTGAAGGGTCGTTTTAGCGACGATGTTTTAAATTTAACGGGAAACTCTCTTCAAGGCTTTGGATGCCTTGAAGAAAAGCTGTCGTGGATGTTGTTCGTGGATGGATGCTCTTTGCTTTATATCTTGGAGAAAGTTACGTTGTTTAATGACCCAAGGCCTATGGATATTAAGCTTGATCAACTGGTTCTTGTGATGATGGATGTGCTTTTGTTGGAGAATCAACTTCCTTATGAAGTACTCAAGCTATTGTGGAAAGATAACAATGAGAATGAATTGATAAAATGCATGACGAGTTTTCCCAACTATCTTGAGATCTTACCAGATGAGGATGAGTCACAGTCAGAGAAGGAGaaggaaggagaaggagaacaTAGTGTATTAATACCAGACGAGTTGCAATCAGAGATGGAGgaggaaggagaaggagaacaTAGTGTATCAATACCAGACGAGTTGCAATCAGAGATGGAGgaggaaggagaaggagaacaTAGTGTATTAATACCAGACGAGTTGCAATCAGAGATCGAGgaggaaggagaaggagaacaTAGTGTATCAATACCAGACGAGTTGCAATCAGAGATGGAGgaggaaggagaaggagaacaTAGTGTATTAGTACCAGACGAGTTGCAATCAGAGATGGAGgaggaaggagaaggagaacaTAGTGTATCAATACCAGACGAGTTGCAATCAGAGATGGAGgaggaaggagaaggagaacaTAGTGTATCAATACCAGACGAGTTGCAATCAGAGATGGAGgaggaaggagaaggagaacaTAGTGTATCAATACCAGACGAGTTGCAATCAGAGATGGAGgaggaaggagaaggagaacaTAGTGTATCAATACCAGACGAGTTGCAATCAGAGATGGAGgaggaaggagaaggagaacaTAGTGTATTAATACCAGACGAGTTGCAATCAGAGATGGAGgaggaaggagaaggagaacaTAGTGTATCAATACCAGACGAGTTGCAATCAGAGATGGAGgaggaaggagaaggagaacaTAGTGTATCAATACCAGACGAGTTGCAATCAGAGATGGAGgaggaaggagaaggagaacaTAGTGTATCAATACCAGACGAGTTGCAATCAGAGATGGAGgaggaaggagaaggagaacaTAGTGTATCAATACCAGACGAGTTGCAATCAGAGATGGAGgaggaaggagaaggagaacaTAGTGTATTAATACCAGACGAGTTGCAATCAGAGATCGAGgaggaaggagaaggagaacaTAGTGTATCAATACCAGACGAGTTGCAATCAGA containing:
- the LOC120577165 gene encoding involucrin → MMASQTIKEKFVELKNSKQTPRNARPKIQRVADHLRNKKDFGKYYSPKFVSIGPIHHGSTNLNIGEKYKLVWASKYIENIGLIPEELHKKIADNIDELKGRFSDDVLNLTGNSLQGFGCLEEKLSWMLFVDGCSLLYILEKVTLFNDPRPMDIKLDQLVLVMMDVLLLENQLPYEVLKLLWKDNNENELIKCMTSFPNYLEILPDEDESQSEKEKEGEGEHSVLIPDELQSEMEEEGEGEHSVSIPDELQSEMEEEGEGEHSVLIPDELQSEIEEEGEGEHSVSIPDELQSEMEEEGEGEHSVLVPDELQSEMEEEGEGEHSVSIPDELQSEMEEEGEGEHSVSIPDELQSEMEEEGEGEHSVSIPDELQSEMEEEGEGEHSVSIPDELQSEMEEEGEGEHSVLIPDELQSEMEEEGEGEHSVSIPDELQSEMEEEGEGEHSVSIPDELQSEMEEEGEGEHSVSIPDELQSEMEEEGEGEHSVSIPDELQSEMEEEGEGEHSVLIPDELQSEIEEEGEGEHSVSIPDELQSEIEEEGEGEHSA